A stretch of Branchiostoma lanceolatum isolate klBraLanc5 chromosome 14, klBraLanc5.hap2, whole genome shotgun sequence DNA encodes these proteins:
- the LOC136448124 gene encoding prohibitin 1-like isoform X2: protein MSAAASRLFNTIGRIGFGIAVVGGVVNTALYNVDAGHRAVIFDRFTGVKETVSGEGTHFLIPWVQRPIIFDCRARPRNIPVITGSKDLQNVNITLRILFRPVAASLPKLYMSLGTDYDERVLPSITNEVLKAVVAQFDASELITQRELVSQKVSEDLMERAAQFGLILDDISLTHLTFGREFTSAVEQKQVAQQEAERARFVVEKAEQQKIAAIIIAEGDSKAAELLATEFHKAGDGLIELRRLEAAEDIALQLSRSRNVAYLPPGQNTLLSLPTN, encoded by the exons ATGTCGGCCGCAGCTTCGAGGTTATTCAACACGATCGGACGGATCGGTTTTGGGATCGCTGTAGTCGGCGGCGTGGTCAACACAGCCTTGTATAACG TTGATGCTGGCCATCGCGCGGTCATCTTTGACCGCTTCACCGGAGTGAAAGAGACTGTGAGCGGAGAGGGGACACACTTCCTGATCCCCTGGGTACAGAGGCCGATCATCTTCGACTGCAGGGCCAGACCTCGCAACATTCCTGTCATCACAGGAAGCAAAG atctccAGAATGTGAACATTACCCTGCGAATCCTGTTCCGACCGGTGGCAGCCTCCCTGCCCAAGTTGTACATGAGTCTGGGAACAGACTACGACGAGAGAGTGCTACCTTCCATTACTAATGAAGTTCTGAAGGCTGTAGtc GCCCAGTTTGATGCCAGTGAGTTGATCACACAGAGAGAGTTGGTATCCCAGAAAGTATCGGAGGATCTCATGGAGCGGGCTGCACAGTTTGGACTCATCCTGGACGACATTTCACTT ACACATCTGACCTTTGGCCGAGAGTTTACCTCCGCGGTTGAACAGAAACAGGTGGCACAGCAGGAAGCAGAAAGGGCGCGGTTTGTCGTAGAAAAG GCTGAGCAACAGAAGATCGCCGCCATTATCATCGCGGAAGGCGACTCCAAAGCTGCGGAACTTCTGGCGACAGAGTTCCACAAGGCTGGCGATGGTCTGATCGAACTGCGTAGGCTGGAGGCTGCGGAAGACATCGCCCTACAGCTCTCCCGGTCACGCAACGTCGCGTACCTTCCTCCCGGACAGAACACCCTCCTGTCCCTACCCACAAATTAA
- the LOC136448709 gene encoding uncharacterized protein: MRTRRKWAVGKAVEEAKSNLRHRDIQTRKDGSCRKKENCGLCGKRGTLSHILSGCQVALSQGRYRWRHDKVLRVLALVLEEERVKKRQYSGEGPQFIGFVKEGETKIGPKRKLEEEGIFTTASDWALQIDLDRQLVFPEEVAVTRLRPDVILWSKETKQVVLIELTVPWEERAEEAHERKALKYQELVHMCKERGWKASCSPVEVGTRGFISQSMWKALGATGVKGKRRRETTKKLEE, translated from the exons ATGAGAACGAGAAGGAAGTGGGCCGTGGGGAAAGCAGTTGAAGAAGCGAAAAGTAACCTGAGGCACCGAGACATA CAAACAAGAAAAGATGGGTCATGCAGGAAGAAAGAGAACTGCGGTTTGTGTGGGAAAAGAGGAACGCTGAGCCACATCCTATCAGGGTGCCAGGTGGCCTTGAGCCAAGGAAGGTACCGGTGGAGACACGACAAAGTACTAAGGGTGTTAGCATTGGTCCTGGAGGAAGAGAGAGTGAAGAAGAGACAATATAGCGGAGAAGGACCACAGTTCATAGGTTTTGTGAAGGAGGGAGAGACAAAGATCGGGCCAAAGAGAAAGCTAGAGGAAGAAGGTATCTTTACAACAGCAAGTGATTGGGCCTTGCAGATCGATCTGGACAGACAGCTGGTTTTCCCAGAAGAAGTAGCGGTAACAAGGCTAAGACCGGACGTGATACTATGGTCCAAAGAGACAAAGCAGGTGGTACTTATAGAGCTAACAGTCCCCTGGGAAGAGAGAGCAGAAGAGGCACATGAGAGAAAAGCATTGAAGTACCAGGAGTTAGTCCACATGTGCAAAGAAAGAGGATGGAAAGCGAGCTGTTCCCCCGTGGAAGTAGGAacgagagggttcatcagccaaTCCATGTGGAAGGCACTAGGTGCTACAGGTGTGAAGGGCAAGAGGAGGAGGGAAACAACTAAAAAGCTAGAGGAATAA
- the LOC136449038 gene encoding placenta-specific gene 8 protein-like, which translates to MADFKHGLLGCFDNCGICIIGYFLPCVLAGQNAEKVGLGGCCMCGFLSLFLITGVFIVARSREETRHIHSIEGTFCNDVLLTFFCPFCVMVQTAQELDEGVGAQIIIRQ; encoded by the exons atggcggactttAAACATGGCCTTTTGGGGTGTTTTGACAACTGCGGCATTTGCATCATTGGCTACTTCCTCCCGTGTGTTCTGGCTGGACAGAACGCTGAAAAG GTTGGTCTTGGCGGCTGCTGCATGTGCGGGTTCCTGTCGCTGTTTTTGATCACCGGTGTCTTCATTGTAGCCAGGTCAAGGGAGGAAACACGACATATCCACTCTATAGAG GGGACGTTTTGTAACGACGTTTTGCTGACTTTCTTCTGTCCATTCTGTGTGATGGTCCAGACTGCACAG GAGTTAGATGAAGGAGTTGGAGCGCAGATTATCATTCGGCAGTAA
- the LOC136448124 gene encoding prohibitin 1-like isoform X1 — protein MSAAASRLFNTIGRIGFGIAVVGGVVNTALYNVDAGHRAVIFDRFTGVKETVSGEGTHFLIPWVQRPIIFDCRARPRNIPVITGSKDLQNVNITLRILFRPVAASLPKLYMSLGTDYDERVLPSITNEVLKAVVAQFDASELITQRELVSQKVSEDLMERAAQFGLILDDISLTHLTFGREFTIAVEAKQVAQQDAEKARFVVEKAEQQKIAAIIIAEGDSKAAELLATEFHKAGDGLIELRRLEAAEDIALQLSRSRNVAYLPPGQNTLLSLPTN, from the exons ATGTCGGCCGCAGCTTCGAGGTTATTCAACACGATCGGACGGATCGGTTTTGGGATCGCTGTAGTCGGCGGCGTGGTCAACACAGCCTTGTATAACG TTGATGCTGGCCATCGCGCGGTCATCTTTGACCGCTTCACCGGAGTGAAAGAGACTGTGAGCGGAGAGGGGACACACTTCCTGATCCCCTGGGTACAGAGGCCGATCATCTTCGACTGCAGGGCCAGACCTCGCAACATTCCTGTCATCACAGGAAGCAAAG atctccAGAATGTGAACATTACCCTGCGAATCCTGTTCCGACCGGTGGCAGCCTCCCTGCCCAAGTTGTACATGAGTCTGGGAACAGACTACGACGAGAGAGTGCTACCTTCCATTACTAATGAAGTTCTGAAGGCTGTAGtc GCCCAGTTTGATGCCAGTGAGTTGATCACACAGAGAGAGTTGGTATCCCAGAAAGTATCGGAGGATCTCATGGAGCGGGCTGCACAGTTTGGACTCATCCTGGACGACATTTCACTT ACCCATTTGACGTTTGGCCGAGAGTTCACCATTGCTGTTGAGGCCAAGCAGGTTGCCCAACAGGATGCAGAGAAGGCTAGATTTGTAGTAGAAAAG GCTGAGCAACAGAAGATCGCCGCCATTATCATCGCGGAAGGCGACTCCAAAGCTGCGGAACTTCTGGCGACAGAGTTCCACAAGGCTGGCGATGGTCTGATCGAACTGCGTAGGCTGGAGGCTGCGGAAGACATCGCCCTACAGCTCTCCCGGTCACGCAACGTCGCGTACCTTCCTCCCGGACAGAACACCCTCCTGTCCCTACCCACAAATTAA
- the LOC136448123 gene encoding probable G-protein coupled receptor No9 yields the protein MAPGNTTADQQPNSTFECTVCQDPASWFNQQQSQIYLPSLVFLPIFACIGTVGNVAVAVVYVKKKKTSASVYILALAAVDLVTCALLIPLDITASVLQYSYPSDFLCRLTPFLTHTLSMYSVVLLLSIAVERYLAVHRPIAFATTIPRSKVVVSVGAVASAVICCPLLTIYELVLKANVGWNVYRCSLKDSGYATVVSAYSYLLIGVTLAASLVIAVLYVRTFRSIVGRAHKRPVIKITTTPSSQPRKLGKSRLGGIFRIFRRRERGDKLCDKAQSIAAVSMSELAVPAEGRYRYRSESPSTSGYETSTVDSSNHYDRGLASGSGDHPIGALAPPPTTSPGTRDKTTSAGRYETRSDPNICKIELASIESSTLNGENGPNSGRVRSTAESRIQARWKRQGNRMAKIFMLVTLIFFLTWLPHGVITLFVYFVPYDKQPSTLFKALINLYNVVYLNNVLNPFIYAFVGRDLKIACKNLLKRNK from the coding sequence ATGGCACCTGGAAACACCACGGCCGACCAGCAACCCAACAGTACCTTCGAATGTACCGTGTGCCAAGACCCCGCATCGTGGTTCAATCAACAACAATCGCAAATCTACCTGCCTTCTCTCGTATTTCTGCCCATATTCGCGTGTATCGGGACTGTCGGAAACGTTGCTGTAGCAGTAGTCTATGTTAAAAAGAAGAAGACCTCGGCAAGTGTCTATATCCTAGCGCTAGCTGCCGTGGACCTGGTCACCTGTGCGTTACTGATTCCACTGGACATCACCGCATCGGTACTGCAATATTCGTACCCAAGCGACTTTCTCTGCCGATTGACTCCGTTTCTAACTCACACCCTTTCCATGTATTCTGTGGTGTTGCTTCTTAGCATTGCCGTCGAACGCTACTTAGCCGTGCATAGACCAATTGCTTTTGCCACCACCATCCCTAGATCTAAAGTAGTCGTGTCGGTAGGAGCTGTAGCTTCTGCCGTGATTTGCTGCCCCCTTCTAACAATTTATGAGCTAGTACTTAAAGCTAATGTCGGCTGGAATGTGTATAGATGTTCTCTGAAGGATTCCGGGTATGCTACGGTCGTTTCTGCATACTCCTACTTGTTGATAGGCGTCACCTTAGCGGCGTCTTTGGTGATTGCCGTCTTGTACGTGCGGACATTTCGCAGCATAGTCGGCAGGGCTCACAAACGACCTGTCATAAAAATCACCACAACCCCTTCTTCACAACCTAGGAAGTTGGGCAAAAGTCGGCTTGGTGGCATTTTTCGAATCTTTAGACGAAGAGAAAGGGGTGACAAACTGTGCGACAAAGCCCAGTCCATCGCGGCCGTGTCAATGTCCGAGCTCGCCGTGCCGGCGGAAGGACGCTACCGATACCGGTCAGAGAGTCCGTCAACGTCTGGCTATGAAACCTCGACCGTTGACAGTTCAAATCACTACGATCGCGGATTGGCCAGCGGTTCTGGTGATCATCCAATCGGAGCGTTAGCACCACCACCAACTACGTCACCAGGCACCAGGGACAAAACTACATCCGCAGGCAGATATGAGACAAGGTCTGATCCAAACATTTGTAAGATTGAACTAGCCTCCATAGAAAGTAGTACTCTAAACGGCGAAAATGGACCAAACAGTGGAAGGGTAAGGAGCACAGCAGAATCGAGAATACAGGCAAGGTGGAAGCGACAAGGAAACCGCATGGCTAAGATATTCATGCTGGTAACTCTCATATTCTTTCTCACTTGGCTACCGCATGGGGTAATTACgttatttgtctattttgtGCCGTACGATAAACAGCCTAGCACCTTGTTTAAAGCTTTGATAAACCTTTACAACGTGGTTTATCTAAACAACGTTCTCAATCCTTTTATTTATGCGTTTGTAGGAAGGGATTTAAAGATCGCATGCAAAAACTTGTTGAAACGTAATAAGTAG